One genomic segment of Motacilla alba alba isolate MOTALB_02 chromosome 1A, Motacilla_alba_V1.0_pri, whole genome shotgun sequence includes these proteins:
- the LOC119708588 gene encoding activating transcription factor 7-interacting protein 1 isoform X3: MNHYLKVLSEFLRAKMDSTEEPQKKVFKARKTMRVSDRQQLEAVYKVKEELLKTTEVKLLNGKHENGDSDMNSLLSNTDCTEVKKEINGMVDLCVNSEEGRTTCDEIIETKSPESRAGNIVNDIESKPLTLSSENVTPEQAKDTDIAVKCEAENGVGSSKDDFHEENNRKDQLDQRKNDIPLEGESKPVCDISDSSEEKGETNYLPVNSSSSGEEKRTEEVTVEEVVGEAAISSSMEADQEKQEGSAGPSETTVSKTRDEPSESILDNTDCMETDDIIPILEKLAPAEDDLSCFSKSSLLPVDDTVPDLEEKIDNCLGSPSKQESNESLPKEAFLVLSDEDDPCDEKEELVEGTLPNKSSLPEEVEGERKKECEDKEGEEAHKEEEKQIEKSEASKRKRSKSEDMDNVHSKHRRYMGEDYEAELQVKITARKDVDLKLQKIIQRLLEEKLTSLQCAVFDKTLADLKTRMEKVECNKRHKTVLTEMQAKIARLTKRVGAAKEDLKKRQESVANAPVSPGKAAPDPANVNNATYRNAGTVRQMLESKRNVGESTPATFQAPVNPVPASSLAASPAVASGHPKLQTPVSSTSSLTTAVLPTANTTPVVGTNPVPTGSTQSVSVSLQSLPVILHVPVAVSSQTQLLQSHTGTLVSNQPSGNVEFISVQNSSTVGSLTKTTVSLASTNTTKPNNIPLVPSPGILRNSTASAGSIGTTLTVQAVPTTHPVAQTTRTSLPTVGTPGLYNATASRAPLQMKIPLPAFSSTAPTEPPAISAPKIENQTSRPPTDASANKRPAEGTTQQLKQEETPSENKEAIEAAQTNFNFPEDVLFGLEEEEEDAKSIKNTHKQTGWAANLLKQWLAKNGKDPSFELVPVSELNDILREFYYTIRNHDGNTYSVASYKSMRAGLNRHLKMPPYNRQICLMKDKEFASANMVFVSVLKMLRMQGKDETHHHPPIAAEDLRKIKQSGVLGLHSPLALVNKVWFDLQLHFAKRGREILRDLAPDAFVVEKDKNGRRYAMFRYPGKGKNGEDPHKMGKMYDMPGDPNCPVFSLELYLSKLPPEPPAFYLHPLKLTSEQMQEQPVWYKREPMGVNYLGTMMPRISVAARLSQRYTNHSLRTTTIQLLCEAGLGPREIMAVTGHRSESAIRHYWGSAEVRYRAWSDVMENNAPSYRCSKIPNEVIKESVSGASTSSVKCTVLEQNKILFPAKSVVPPGTNSVALVPEGHPALNCRSPVLLNRSSSKVFLPKSMTSGNLTASPLQGCRSKPVFIKRVIKQEPMT; this comes from the exons ttctttctgaatttttaaggGCTAAGATGGATAGCACAGAGGAACCtcaaaaaaaagtctttaaagcACGAAAAACAATGAGAGTAAGTGATCGGCAACAACTTGAAGCTGTCTATAAGGTTAAAGAGGAGCTGTTGAAGACAACTGAAGTGAAACTGTTAAATGGAAAACATGAGAATGGAGATTCTGATATGAATTCCCTTTTAAGCAATACAGATTGTACGGAAgtcaagaaagaaattaatggcATGGTTGACTTGTGTGTTAACTCTGAAGAAGGAAGAACAACTTGTGATGAAATTATTGAGACCAAAAGCCCAGAAAGTAGGGCAGGAAACATAGTCAATGACATAGAATCCAAACCTCTAACGCtgtcttctgaaaatgttaCTCCTGAACAAGCTAAAGATACTGACATTGCAGTAAAGTGTGAGGCTGAAAATGGAGTTGGTAGCAGTAAAGATGACttccatgaagaaaataatagaaaagatCAATTGGACCAAAGAAAGAATGATATCCCATTGGAAGGGGAAAGTAAACCAGTCTGTGATATTAGTGACTCTTCTGAAGAGAAGGGAGAAACAAATTATCTACCTGTTAATTCCAGTTCATCTGGTGAGGAAAAGAGGACCGAAGAAGTAACTGTTGAAGAGGTTGTTGGAGAAGCGGCCATCTCTAGCAGTATGGAAGCTGaccaggaaaaacaagaaggcAGTGCAGGACCTTCAGAAACCACTGTTTCAAAGACAAGAGATGAGCCAAGTGAAAGTATCTTGGACAATACAGACTGTATGGAAACAGATGATATTATTCCAATTCTGGAAAAACTAGCCCCTGCTGAAGATGATCTGAGCTGTTTTTCTAAAAGTTCTCTGCTTCCAGTGGATGACACAGTCCCAGatttagaagagaaaatagaCAATTGTTTGGGTTCACCATCCAAGCAGGAAAGCAATGAAAGTCTGCCAAAAGAGGCTTTCTTAGTACTGTCGGATGAAGACGATCCCTGTGATGAGAAGGAGGAACTTGTTGAAGGGACATTGCCAAACAAGTCAAGTCTTCCAG AAGAGGtggagggggagagaaaaaaggagtgTGAAGATAAAGAAGGAGAAGAGGCCCAcaaagaagaagagaaacaaatagAGAAAA GTGAAGCATCAAAGAGAAAGCGTTCCAAATCTGAGGACATGGACAATGTTCATTCTAAACATCGTCGGTACATGGGAGAAGATTATGAAGCAGAACTCCAAGTCAAAATTACAGCCAGAAAGGATGTTGACTTAAAGTTACAAAAG ATAATCCAGAGACTGTTAGAAGAAAAACTTACCAGTTTACAGTGTGCGGTATTTGACAAGACTCTGGCAGATTTGAAAACCCGAATGGAGAAAGTAGAATGCAACAAGAGGCATAAAACTGTGCTTACTGAAATGCAG GCTAAAATTGCGAGATTGACGAAGCGGGTTGGAGCAGCCAAGGAGGACTTGAAGAAGAGACAGGAG AGTGTGGCAAATGCACCTGTATctccagggaaagcagcaccCGACCCTGCAAATGTAAACAATGCCACATATCG AAATGCTGGCACAGTAAGGCAAATGCTGGAGTCAAAGAGGAATGTAGGAGAGAGCACACCAGCAACTTTCCAAGCCCCTGTGAATCCAG TGCCTGCTTCCAGTcttgctgcttctccagcagtTGCCAGTGGACATCCTAAGCTTCAGACTCCAGTGTCCTCTACCAGCTCTTTGACAACAGCAGTGCTTCCCACAGCTAACACGACTCCAGTTGTAGGCACTAACCCAGTGCCCACTGGCAGCACTCAGTCAGTGTCTGTCTCACTGCAGTCTTTGCCCGTAATCCTGCATGTACCTGTGGCAGTGTCGTCCCAGACTCAGCTTCTGCAAAGCCACACAGGGACTTTGGTCTCTAACCAGCCGTCAGGCAACGTTGAATTTATATCTGTACAAAACTCGTCTACAGTTGGTAGCCTTACCAAAACGACAGTGTCTTTGGCATCAACTAACACAACTAAACCAAATAACATCCCACTTGTGCCCAGTCCTGGTATTCTAAGGAACTCTACAGCCAGTGCTGGGTCAATAGGCACAACGTTGACAGTACAGGCTGTTCCTACTACACATCCTGTTGCCCAGACCACAAGGACTTCTTTGCCCACAGTGGGTACTCCAGGACTTTATAATGCCACTGCCAGTCGAGCGCCCCTACAGATGAAGATTCCTCTCCCTGCATTTAGTAGTACAGCTCCTACTGAACCACCCGCCATTTCAGCACCCAAGATTG AAAACCAGACAAGCAGGCCACCAACAGATGCTTCGGCAAACAAGCGACCTGCTGAGGGAACAACGCAG CAGTTGAAACAGGAAGAGACTccatcagaaaataaagaagcaatAGAAGCAGCACAGACGAATTTTAACTTCCCTGAGGATGTCCTCTTTGGcttggaggaagaggaagaggatgcTAAGAGCATCAAAAACACCCACAAGCAGACTGGCTGGGCAGCTAACCTATTAAAACAGTGGCTGGCCAAAAATGGCAAGGATCCTAGCTTTGAATTGGTCCCAGTAAGTGAACTCAATGATATCTTAAGAGAGTTTTATTACACGATAAGAAATCATGATGGAAATACCTACAGTGTGGCAAGCTACAAGTCAATGCGCGCTGGCTTAAACCGGCATCTCAAAATGCCGCCTTATAATCGTCAGATTTGCTTAATGAAGGACAAAGAGTTTGCCAGTGCAAACATGGTGTTTGTGAGCGTGCTGAAGATGCTGCGCATGCAGGGAAAGGATGAGACTCACCACCATCCTCCTATAGCTGCCGAGGACTTGCGTAAGATTAAGCAATCTGGTGTGCTGGGTTTGCACAGTCCCCTGGCGCTCGTCAACAAGGTGTGGTTTGATTTGCAGTTGCATTTTGCCAAGCGAGGGAGGGAAATTCTAAGAGATCTGGCTCCAGATGCATTTGTGGTTGAGAAGGACAAGAACGGGCGTCGATATGCTATGTTTAGATATCCTGGTAAAGGCAAAAATGGAGAAGATCCTCATAAAATGGGTAAAATGTACGATATGCCTGGGGACCCAAACTGTCCTGTATTTTCCTTGGAACTTTATTTGTCCAAGTTGCCTCCAGAGCCCCCTGCCTTTTACCTGCACCCTCTAAAGCTAACGTCAGAGCAAATGCAAGAACAGCCTGTCTGGTACAAAAGAGAACCGATGGGTGTGAACTACCTGGGTACCATGATGCCCAGGATAAGTGTGGCAGCCAGGCTCTCTCAGCGGTACACTAATCATTCTCTCCGAACTACCAccatccagctgctctgtgaagcAGGACTGGGGCCTAGGGAAATAATGGCAGTGACAGGCCATCGCTCCGAGTCTGCTATTAGGCACTACTGGGGATCTGCAGAGGTTCGCTACAGGGCCTGGTCAGATGTAATGGAAAACAATGCCCCCAGTTATCGATGTAGCAAGATCCCAAATGAAGTGATAAAGGAATCAGTATCTGGTGCATCCACCTCCTCTGTAAAATGTACTGTtctagaacaaaacaaaattttattccCTGCAAAATCTGTGGTGCCACCTGGCACTAACTCTGTGGCTTTAGTCCCTGAGGGACACCCAGCTCTGAATTGCAGAAGCCCGGTGCTGTTGAACCGCAGTTCGTCCAAGGTGTTTCTCCCCAAGAGCATGACCAGTGGGAACCTAACTGCCAGTCCCCTTCAAGGCTGTCGTAGCAAACCTGTCTTTATAAAGCGTGTGATAAAACAAGAACCTATGACTTGA
- the LOC119708588 gene encoding activating transcription factor 7-interacting protein 1 isoform X2 yields MQMSCMSVAYSEEEVNFARAIFSPVLSEFLRAKMDSTEEPQKKVFKARKTMRVSDRQQLEAVYKVKEELLKTTEVKLLNGKHENGDSDMNSLLSNTDCTEVKKEINGMVDLCVNSEEGRTTCDEIIETKSPESRAGNIVNDIESKPLTLSSENVTPEQAKDTDIAVKCEAENGVGSSKDDFHEENNRKDQLDQRKNDIPLEGESKPVCDISDSSEEKGETNYLPVNSSSSGEEKRTEEVTVEEVVGEAAISSSMEADQEKQEGSAGPSETTVSKTRDEPSESILDNTDCMETDDIIPILEKLAPAEDDLSCFSKSSLLPVDDTVPDLEEKIDNCLGSPSKQESNESLPKEAFLVLSDEDDPCDEKEELVEGTLPNKSSLPEEVEGERKKECEDKEGEEAHKEEEKQIEKSEASKRKRSKSEDMDNVHSKHRRYMGEDYEAELQVKITARKDVDLKLQKIIQRLLEEKLTSLQCAVFDKTLADLKTRMEKVECNKRHKTVLTEMQAKIARLTKRVGAAKEDLKKRQESVANAPVSPGKAAPDPANVNNATYRNAGTVRQMLESKRNVGESTPATFQAPVNPVPASSLAASPAVASGHPKLQTPVSSTSSLTTAVLPTANTTPVVGTNPVPTGSTQSVSVSLQSLPVILHVPVAVSSQTQLLQSHTGTLVSNQPSGNVEFISVQNSSTVGSLTKTTVSLASTNTTKPNNIPLVPSPGILRNSTASAGSIGTTLTVQAVPTTHPVAQTTRTSLPTVGTPGLYNATASRAPLQMKIPLPAFSSTAPTEPPAISAPKIENQTSRPPTDASANKRPAEGTTQLKQEETPSENKEAIEAAQTNFNFPEDVLFGLEEEEEDAKSIKNTHKQTGWAANLLKQWLAKNGKDPSFELVPVSELNDILREFYYTIRNHDGNTYSVASYKSMRAGLNRHLKMPPYNRQICLMKDKEFASANMVFVSVLKMLRMQGKDETHHHPPIAAEDLRKIKQSGVLGLHSPLALVNKVWFDLQLHFAKRGREILRDLAPDAFVVEKDKNGRRYAMFRYPGKGKNGEDPHKMGKMYDMPGDPNCPVFSLELYLSKLPPEPPAFYLHPLKLTSEQMQEQPVWYKREPMGVNYLGTMMPRISVAARLSQRYTNHSLRTTTIQLLCEAGLGPREIMAVTGHRSESAIRHYWGSAEVRYRAWSDVMENNAPSYRCSKIPNEVIKESVSGASTSSVKCTVLEQNKILFPAKSVVPPGTNSVALVPEGHPALNCRSPVLLNRSSSKVFLPKSMTSGNLTASPLQGCRSKPVFIKRVIKQEPMT; encoded by the exons ttctttctgaatttttaaggGCTAAGATGGATAGCACAGAGGAACCtcaaaaaaaagtctttaaagcACGAAAAACAATGAGAGTAAGTGATCGGCAACAACTTGAAGCTGTCTATAAGGTTAAAGAGGAGCTGTTGAAGACAACTGAAGTGAAACTGTTAAATGGAAAACATGAGAATGGAGATTCTGATATGAATTCCCTTTTAAGCAATACAGATTGTACGGAAgtcaagaaagaaattaatggcATGGTTGACTTGTGTGTTAACTCTGAAGAAGGAAGAACAACTTGTGATGAAATTATTGAGACCAAAAGCCCAGAAAGTAGGGCAGGAAACATAGTCAATGACATAGAATCCAAACCTCTAACGCtgtcttctgaaaatgttaCTCCTGAACAAGCTAAAGATACTGACATTGCAGTAAAGTGTGAGGCTGAAAATGGAGTTGGTAGCAGTAAAGATGACttccatgaagaaaataatagaaaagatCAATTGGACCAAAGAAAGAATGATATCCCATTGGAAGGGGAAAGTAAACCAGTCTGTGATATTAGTGACTCTTCTGAAGAGAAGGGAGAAACAAATTATCTACCTGTTAATTCCAGTTCATCTGGTGAGGAAAAGAGGACCGAAGAAGTAACTGTTGAAGAGGTTGTTGGAGAAGCGGCCATCTCTAGCAGTATGGAAGCTGaccaggaaaaacaagaaggcAGTGCAGGACCTTCAGAAACCACTGTTTCAAAGACAAGAGATGAGCCAAGTGAAAGTATCTTGGACAATACAGACTGTATGGAAACAGATGATATTATTCCAATTCTGGAAAAACTAGCCCCTGCTGAAGATGATCTGAGCTGTTTTTCTAAAAGTTCTCTGCTTCCAGTGGATGACACAGTCCCAGatttagaagagaaaatagaCAATTGTTTGGGTTCACCATCCAAGCAGGAAAGCAATGAAAGTCTGCCAAAAGAGGCTTTCTTAGTACTGTCGGATGAAGACGATCCCTGTGATGAGAAGGAGGAACTTGTTGAAGGGACATTGCCAAACAAGTCAAGTCTTCCAG AAGAGGtggagggggagagaaaaaaggagtgTGAAGATAAAGAAGGAGAAGAGGCCCAcaaagaagaagagaaacaaatagAGAAAA GTGAAGCATCAAAGAGAAAGCGTTCCAAATCTGAGGACATGGACAATGTTCATTCTAAACATCGTCGGTACATGGGAGAAGATTATGAAGCAGAACTCCAAGTCAAAATTACAGCCAGAAAGGATGTTGACTTAAAGTTACAAAAG ATAATCCAGAGACTGTTAGAAGAAAAACTTACCAGTTTACAGTGTGCGGTATTTGACAAGACTCTGGCAGATTTGAAAACCCGAATGGAGAAAGTAGAATGCAACAAGAGGCATAAAACTGTGCTTACTGAAATGCAG GCTAAAATTGCGAGATTGACGAAGCGGGTTGGAGCAGCCAAGGAGGACTTGAAGAAGAGACAGGAG AGTGTGGCAAATGCACCTGTATctccagggaaagcagcaccCGACCCTGCAAATGTAAACAATGCCACATATCG AAATGCTGGCACAGTAAGGCAAATGCTGGAGTCAAAGAGGAATGTAGGAGAGAGCACACCAGCAACTTTCCAAGCCCCTGTGAATCCAG TGCCTGCTTCCAGTcttgctgcttctccagcagtTGCCAGTGGACATCCTAAGCTTCAGACTCCAGTGTCCTCTACCAGCTCTTTGACAACAGCAGTGCTTCCCACAGCTAACACGACTCCAGTTGTAGGCACTAACCCAGTGCCCACTGGCAGCACTCAGTCAGTGTCTGTCTCACTGCAGTCTTTGCCCGTAATCCTGCATGTACCTGTGGCAGTGTCGTCCCAGACTCAGCTTCTGCAAAGCCACACAGGGACTTTGGTCTCTAACCAGCCGTCAGGCAACGTTGAATTTATATCTGTACAAAACTCGTCTACAGTTGGTAGCCTTACCAAAACGACAGTGTCTTTGGCATCAACTAACACAACTAAACCAAATAACATCCCACTTGTGCCCAGTCCTGGTATTCTAAGGAACTCTACAGCCAGTGCTGGGTCAATAGGCACAACGTTGACAGTACAGGCTGTTCCTACTACACATCCTGTTGCCCAGACCACAAGGACTTCTTTGCCCACAGTGGGTACTCCAGGACTTTATAATGCCACTGCCAGTCGAGCGCCCCTACAGATGAAGATTCCTCTCCCTGCATTTAGTAGTACAGCTCCTACTGAACCACCCGCCATTTCAGCACCCAAGATTG AAAACCAGACAAGCAGGCCACCAACAGATGCTTCGGCAAACAAGCGACCTGCTGAGGGAACAACGCAG TTGAAACAGGAAGAGACTccatcagaaaataaagaagcaatAGAAGCAGCACAGACGAATTTTAACTTCCCTGAGGATGTCCTCTTTGGcttggaggaagaggaagaggatgcTAAGAGCATCAAAAACACCCACAAGCAGACTGGCTGGGCAGCTAACCTATTAAAACAGTGGCTGGCCAAAAATGGCAAGGATCCTAGCTTTGAATTGGTCCCAGTAAGTGAACTCAATGATATCTTAAGAGAGTTTTATTACACGATAAGAAATCATGATGGAAATACCTACAGTGTGGCAAGCTACAAGTCAATGCGCGCTGGCTTAAACCGGCATCTCAAAATGCCGCCTTATAATCGTCAGATTTGCTTAATGAAGGACAAAGAGTTTGCCAGTGCAAACATGGTGTTTGTGAGCGTGCTGAAGATGCTGCGCATGCAGGGAAAGGATGAGACTCACCACCATCCTCCTATAGCTGCCGAGGACTTGCGTAAGATTAAGCAATCTGGTGTGCTGGGTTTGCACAGTCCCCTGGCGCTCGTCAACAAGGTGTGGTTTGATTTGCAGTTGCATTTTGCCAAGCGAGGGAGGGAAATTCTAAGAGATCTGGCTCCAGATGCATTTGTGGTTGAGAAGGACAAGAACGGGCGTCGATATGCTATGTTTAGATATCCTGGTAAAGGCAAAAATGGAGAAGATCCTCATAAAATGGGTAAAATGTACGATATGCCTGGGGACCCAAACTGTCCTGTATTTTCCTTGGAACTTTATTTGTCCAAGTTGCCTCCAGAGCCCCCTGCCTTTTACCTGCACCCTCTAAAGCTAACGTCAGAGCAAATGCAAGAACAGCCTGTCTGGTACAAAAGAGAACCGATGGGTGTGAACTACCTGGGTACCATGATGCCCAGGATAAGTGTGGCAGCCAGGCTCTCTCAGCGGTACACTAATCATTCTCTCCGAACTACCAccatccagctgctctgtgaagcAGGACTGGGGCCTAGGGAAATAATGGCAGTGACAGGCCATCGCTCCGAGTCTGCTATTAGGCACTACTGGGGATCTGCAGAGGTTCGCTACAGGGCCTGGTCAGATGTAATGGAAAACAATGCCCCCAGTTATCGATGTAGCAAGATCCCAAATGAAGTGATAAAGGAATCAGTATCTGGTGCATCCACCTCCTCTGTAAAATGTACTGTtctagaacaaaacaaaattttattccCTGCAAAATCTGTGGTGCCACCTGGCACTAACTCTGTGGCTTTAGTCCCTGAGGGACACCCAGCTCTGAATTGCAGAAGCCCGGTGCTGTTGAACCGCAGTTCGTCCAAGGTGTTTCTCCCCAAGAGCATGACCAGTGGGAACCTAACTGCCAGTCCCCTTCAAGGCTGTCGTAGCAAACCTGTCTTTATAAAGCGTGTGATAAAACAAGAACCTATGACTTGA